A genomic window from Streptomyces brevispora includes:
- a CDS encoding SDR family NAD(P)-dependent oxidoreductase, with translation MNTRAPGRYTGRVAVVTGAASGIGRAVVDGLVAEGALVVANDVSAGPLGELASDRVVTVTADVREPHAAQQLVGAARDLADGRIDALFNNAGISRPGRAAEIDEETWSHVMGVNNDAAFHVVTAVGRVMIEQGHGAVLNTASVAGTHGLPGNVPYVVSKHAVVGLTRALAVEWGVHGIRVNALCPGLTASGMNTRLRAADSGYWEAREAVVPLRRAGTAEEQASVALFLNSPEASYVSGLIAEVDGGTHALYAGYAVNRPV, from the coding sequence GCAGGGTCGCTGTGGTCACCGGGGCGGCCTCCGGCATCGGCCGGGCTGTCGTCGACGGTCTGGTCGCCGAGGGCGCCCTGGTCGTCGCCAACGACGTGAGCGCCGGACCACTCGGGGAACTGGCCTCGGACCGAGTCGTCACTGTGACCGCGGACGTCCGCGAACCCCATGCCGCGCAGCAACTGGTCGGCGCCGCCCGAGACCTCGCAGACGGGCGCATCGATGCCCTGTTCAACAACGCGGGCATCAGCCGTCCCGGTCGCGCCGCGGAGATCGATGAGGAGACGTGGTCGCACGTCATGGGCGTCAACAACGACGCCGCCTTCCACGTCGTCACCGCGGTCGGGCGCGTCATGATCGAGCAGGGTCACGGCGCGGTCCTCAACACGGCGTCCGTCGCTGGTACCCACGGCCTGCCGGGGAACGTGCCGTACGTCGTCTCCAAGCATGCCGTGGTGGGCCTGACCCGCGCGCTCGCCGTCGAATGGGGCGTGCACGGCATCCGGGTCAACGCCCTGTGCCCCGGCCTGACCGCGAGCGGAATGAACACCCGGCTGCGGGCGGCCGACAGCGGCTACTGGGAGGCACGCGAGGCCGTGGTCCCGCTGCGGCGGGCCGGCACAGCCGAGGAACAGGCGTCCGTCGCCCTGTTCCTCAACTCGCCGGAGGCCTCCTACGTCTCGGGCCTGATCGCCGAAGTCGACGGCGGCACGCACGCGCTGTACGCCGGATACGCCGTGAACCGGCCTGTATGA